From Xyrauchen texanus isolate HMW12.3.18 chromosome 12, RBS_HiC_50CHRs, whole genome shotgun sequence, one genomic window encodes:
- the LOC127653159 gene encoding C-factor-like, with the protein MAVFKAGNVLITGANRGLGFEMVKQLLEVPCPKRKIFACCRDPDGPKSEALRELVKKHPTVITIICLDVADPCSIKESAKKVGPLLGKNGLNMLVNNAAMLAFGPMMSIPIEDMQNTFNTNVMGPFLVIREYLPYLQTAAKARGTSGMSCDKAVVINISSTGGSITRMPSLYSRFPYIPYCVSKAGLNMLTALMAVELKPDEILCMALNPGWVRTEMGGEEAPLETRESVEGMLRVISSLTENEHGGFMDYNGQTLPW; encoded by the exons ATGGCAGTGTTTAAGGCAGGCAATGTCCTAATAACTGGGGCCAACCGGGGCTTGGGCTTTGAAATGGTCAAGCAACTCTTGGAGGTCCCCTGTCCAAAGCGGAAGATTTTCGCCTGCTGCCGTGACCCAGACGGGCCAAAGTCTGAG gcATTGAGAGAACTGGTGAAAAAGCATCCAACTGTGATCACTATTATATGTCTCG ATGTTGCTGATCCATGCAGCATTAAAGAGTCTGCCAAGAAAGTGGGTCCTCTACTGGGGAAGAATGGCCTGAACATGCTGGTGAATAATGCTGCCATGTTGGCATTTGGCCCCATGATGTCCATTCCCATTGAGGACATGCAGAACACCTTCAACACCAACGTGATGGGGCCATTTTTAGTCATCAGG GAGTACCTACCATATCTACAAACTGCAGCCAAAGCCAGAGGAACATCAGGAATGTCCTGTGATAAAGCTGTTGTCATCAATATCTCTTCTACAGGGGGCTCCATAACCAGAATGCCTTCCTTATACAGCCGATTTCCTTATATCCCTTATTGCGTGAGCAAG GCAGGTCTCAACATGCTGACTGCATTAATGGCGGTGGAGTTAAAGCCAGATGAGATCCTCTGCATGGCCCTTAACCCAGGATGGGTGAGGACTGAAATGGGTGGAGAAGAG GCACCACTTGAAACAAGAGAAAGTGTGGAGGGTATGCTGCGTGTCATTAGCAGCCTTACTGAGAATGAGCATGGTGGGTTCATGGACTACAATGGACAAACTCTGCCCTGGTAA